A region of Drosophila suzukii chromosome 2L, CBGP_Dsuzu_IsoJpt1.0, whole genome shotgun sequence DNA encodes the following proteins:
- the Glt gene encoding glutactin: MQPLLLVLALCVAQVCARSEGSPADYNDDYDEHTRIQTSWQPEPLKPAPWQSEPQYVQTQEAIVQVPEVGQISGIKNFKTIANRPVNAFRGLRYGKVGGGLARFQAAQPTGFQGRVSATEKSTNCAQFPELDRLRKSESQGENVDDCLTLDIYAPDGASQLPVLVFVHGEMLFDGGSEEAQPDYVLEKDVLLVSINYRLAPFGFLSALSDELPGNVALSDLHLALEWLQRNLVYFGGNPEKVTLVGQAGGATLAHALSLSGRANNLFQQLILQSGTALNPYLIDEEPLETLNTFARLARCPPSHPTSRGLAPIYDCLSRLPTSQLVAAFEQLLVQNEPLGLAHLGGFKLVVGDSLGYLHSHPAALVTNGSVSLPTIVGATKDASSFILSRIYDQIARLQSRNVSEYIDVVLRHTAPSRDHAKWKQWALREIFSPEQEFTASLRTVANGLLELSNYILYRAPVINTIRHRWTPAYLYIFGYRGEYHRFGHLSNPLPFAVDASLSDDSVYLFPYPQEASNLNPLDRSLSRALVTMWVNFAATGVPNPSPGVWPQATTEYGPVLRITNSRQNPLEVDEHFGEGINLPGYSMLRLKPAVNSSAPTTTTTTTTTTTTSRPYAINPYANWQNRPTQQQHTWHPADPEYVRAQEARQQQFIREREQRWREQQQRRPQPDSRQEQEEQRHQQQERERQQREQQERVRQQREQEERVRQQKEREQREGEQREREQREQEQRAQEQHEREQRERERDQQPDDTPPVDDDNRWGYPNYGNEQQQREEQEREQQREQEVRDQEERDREQQAREQQAREQQAREQQEREQQEREQQPEGSSEGDRLPYPSYEQFGQEENENPPESDSSPNYKEEEDREQQQQEQLRREQQEQQEREYRLQQEREQQERTREYQPGDKPEDYPSYDEYIKAQEAKNAERYYAEEQERERQQQEQLHQERQDRPEESLPDERQAYPTYDTYEPDRNYVEEQEREQQRNDQVEQEREQQPGGDQGEEYEHSQEGAEQEELKVEDFPSYEAYVEAATKLREKQEETERLEDERNRAQQEQEDRIQAERESKSLRQFSQLRSLIIGPHHVKILPRQQ; this comes from the exons ATGCAGCCGTTGCTCCTAGTGCTGGCCCTTTGTGTGGCCCAAGTTTGTGCCCGCTCCGAGGGCTCTCCAGCCGACTATAATGACGACTACGACGAGCATACCAGGATCCAGACCTCATGGCAGCCCGAGCCGCTGAAGCCAGCCCCCTGGCAGTCGGAACCCCAATATGTCCAGACCCAGGAAGCCATTGTTCAAGTTCCCGAAGTCGGACAGATTTCGGGAATTAAAAACTTCAAGACCATTGCCAATCGTCCGGTGAATGCTTTTCGCGGTCTGCGGTACGGCAAAGTTGGAGGCGGCTTGGCACGCTTCCAGGCTGCCCAACCAACAGGATTCCAGGGAAGGGTTAGTGCCACCGAAAAGAGCACCAACTGCGCCCAGTTTCCGGAGCTAGACCGTCTGAGAAAGTCCGAGTCCCAGGGAGAAAACGTCGACGACTGCCTCACTTTGGACATCTACGCACCGGATGGCGCCAGTCAGCTGCCCGTGTTGGTCTTTGTTCACGGTGAAATGCTGTTTGACGGTGGCTCTGAGGAGGCCCAACCGGACTATGTTCTGGAGAAGGATGTGCTGTTGGTCTCCATCAACTATCGGCTGGCTCCCTTTGGCTTCCTGAGCGCGCTTAGCGACGAGCTTCCCGGAAACGTGGCCCTTTCGGATCTGCACTTGGCCCTGGAATGGCTGCAGCGCAATCTGGTCTACTTTGGTGGCAATCCCGAAAAGGTGACTCTGGTGGGTCAGGCAGGTGGTGCCACGTTGGCCCACGCTTTGAGCCTAAGCGGCCGGGCCAACAACCTGTTCCAGCAGCTGATCCTGCAGTCGGGTACCGCCTTGAATCCCTATCTGATTGACGAGGAACCACTTGAGACCCTGAACACTTTCGCACGTCTCGCCCGCTGTCCACCCTCCCACCCTACTTCACGGGGACTCGCACCCATTTACGACTGCCTCAGCCGACTGCCTACCTCCCAGTTGGTGGCCGCCTTCGAGCAACTGCTGGTGCAAAACGAGCCGCTCGGCCTCGCCCACCTGGGGGGCTTCAAACTGGTGGTCGGCGACTCCCTGGGCTACCTGCACAGCCACCCAGCCGCCCTGGTCACGAACGGTAGTGTTTCGCTGCCCACGATTGTTGGCGCCACCAAAGACGCCAGCTCCTTCATCTTGTCAC gCATCTACGATCAGATCGCACGTCTGCAGTCGCGCAATGTGAGTGAATATATCGACGTGGTGCTACGCCACACAGCACCTTCCAGAGATCACGCCAAATGGAAGCAGTGGGCACTTCGCGAGATCTTCAGTCCGGAGCAGGAATTCACGGCTAGCCTAAGAACAGTAGCCAATGGTCTTCTGGAGCTGAGCAACTACATCCTTTACCGTGCACCCGTGATCAACACCATCCGTCACCGCTGGACCCCCGCCTACCTGTACATTTTTGGTTATCGCGGAGAGTACCACCGGTTCGGGCACTTGTCCAACCCTCTCCCCTTCGCAGTGGATGCTTCCCTCAGCGATGACAGCGTGTACTTATTTCCCTATCCGCAAGAGGCCAGTAACCTCAATCCCTTGGACAGGTCGCTATCCCGCGCCTTGGTCACCATGTGGGTAAATTTTGCTGCTACTGGCGTACCCAATCCAAGTCCCGGTGTATGGCCGCAGGCTACCACTGAGTATGGTCCCGTCCTGCGTATCACAAACTCTCGCCAAAACCCTCTCGAAGTCGATGAACACTTTGGCGAGGGCATTAACTTGCCCGGTTATAGCATGCTGAGACTTAAGCCAGCTGTCAACTCTTCTGCTCCAACCACCACAACTacaacgacaacaacaacaactacaagcCGCCCGTACGCGATCAATCCATATGCCAACTGGCAAAACAGGCCAACCCAGCAACAACACACTTGGCATCCTGCCGATCCGGAATACGTCAGAGCTCAAGAAGCCCGTCAGCAACAATTTATTCGCGAAAGAGAGCAGCGTTGGcgagagcagcagcagcgtcGCCCTCAGCCGGATTCCCGCCAGGAGCAAGAAGAGCAACGGCATCAGCAACAAGAGCGAGAACGTCAGCAGAGAGAGCAACAAGAGCGAGTGCGTCAGCAGCGAGAGCAGGAAGAGCGAGTCCGTCAGCAGAAGGAACGTGAGCAGCGAGAAGGAGAACAGCGAGAAAGAGAGCAGCGAGAACAAGAACAGCGAGCACAAGAGCAGCATGAACGAGAGCAGCGAGAACGAGAACGAGATCAACAGCCCGATGATACTCCACCAGTAGATGACGATAACCGTTGGGGCTATCCCAATTATGGCAATGAGCAGCAACAGCGAGAAGAGCAAGAACGAGAACAACAACGAGAGCAGGAAGTACGAGACCAGGAAGAGAGAGATCGCGAGCAACAAGCACGCGAGCAACAAGCACGCGAGCAACAAGCACGCGAGCAACAAGAACGCGAGCAACAGGAACGAGAGCAACAGCCAGAAGGTAGTTCGGAAGGTGATCGCCTACCATATCCCTCGTACGAACAGTTTGGCCAAGAAGAGAATGAAAACCCACCTGAGTCAGATTCCAGCCCCAACTACAAGGAGGAAGAAGACCGCGAGCAACAACAGCAAGAGCAGCTGCGTCGAGAGCAGCAGGAACAGCAAGAGCGGGAGTATCGGTTGCAGCAAGAACGCGAGCAGCAAGAACGGACTCGGGAGTATCAGCCGGGAGACAAACCTGAAGACTACCCAAGCTACGATGAATATATTAAGGCCCAGGAAGCAAAAAATGCGGAACGATACTATGCCGAGGAGCAGGAGCGCGAACGACAGCAGCAAGAGCAATTGCATCAAGAGAGGCAAGATCGGCCGGAAGAAAGTCTGCCAGATGAACGCCAGGCCTATCCAACCTATGACACATATGAGCCCGATCGAAACTATGTAGAGGAGCAGGAACGCGAGCAACAGCGAAACGACCAAGTGGAACAGGAAAGAGAACAACAGCCTGGCGGGGATCAAGGTGAGGAGTACGAACACTCCCAGGAAGGAGCTGAACAGGAAGAACTCAAGGTCGAGGACTTCCCCAGCTATGAGGCTTACGTGGAAGCAGCGACCAAGCTTCGTGAGAAACAGGAGGAAACTGAGAGGTTGGAGGACGAACGTAACAGGGCCCAACAGGAGCAGGAGGACCGCATCCAGGCAGAGAGGGAAAGTAAGTCCCTGCGTCAATTTTCGCAACTGAGAAGCCTTATCATCG